A genomic region of Mycobacteriales bacterium contains the following coding sequences:
- a CDS encoding ATP/GTP-binding protein, which yields MATRNPNRRKHGGTAVKIVVTGPFSAGKTTLIRTISEITVLSTEKDITDDTRSRKAETTVAMDFGRITIDRDLVLYLFGTPGQDRFDFMWEILGEGMLGYILLVDASREDSLEEAVGILAAFRKMARVPFVVALNRAAGIDPSDEDKVRSVLELGDDVPVVPCDATDRESVKAVLLALLYSVVDQIDAPAGAGV from the coding sequence ATGGCGACACGCAATCCGAACCGCCGCAAGCACGGCGGCACCGCGGTCAAGATCGTCGTCACCGGCCCGTTCTCCGCCGGCAAGACGACGCTGATCCGGACGATCAGCGAGATCACCGTGCTGTCGACCGAGAAGGACATCACCGACGACACCCGGTCCCGCAAGGCCGAGACGACGGTCGCCATGGACTTCGGCCGGATCACGATCGACCGCGACCTGGTGCTCTACCTGTTCGGTACGCCGGGGCAGGACCGCTTCGACTTCATGTGGGAGATCCTCGGCGAGGGGATGCTCGGCTACATCCTGCTGGTCGACGCCTCGCGGGAGGACTCGCTCGAGGAGGCCGTCGGCATCCTGGCGGCGTTCCGCAAGATGGCCCGCGTGCCGTTCGTCGTCGCGCTGAACCGGGCCGCCGGCATCGACCCGTCGGACGAGGACAAGGTCCGCTCGGTGCTCGAGCTGGGCGACGACGTGCCGGTCGTGCCGTGCGACGCCACCGATCGCGAGTCGGTCAAGGCCGTGCTGCTGGCGCTGCTCTACTCCGTTGTCGACCAGATCGACGCGCCGGCCGGCGCCGGGG
- a CDS encoding DUF4388 domain-containing protein, which yields MRLEGTLDAFSLPDIFQLLSFTKKTGTLHLRRESAHGAVHLRGGAVTGARADVARQELGRRLLGSGLVDDEVLAAAAEELTGDPSLSLAQLLAEKAGLDVEQVRAVAAEQATDAVFSMLRWADGEFAFVVDETDPDDLGAAVPVEEVVAEGQRRLAAWAELVEQVPAPDSVVTVNPAPAGDPVASRDEWTLLSLVDGRRTVADLVALSGRGEYAVVSALAGLVGRGLVVVGGPGDDQLLRRQSLLAALEGTPVPEAAAPAPAPVIPSPSVPVGAPVIPERPEPFTPARRPEHAEEAPAYARASTATGAPSTRTTTAGAGSSHGSVHGATALQPQASAVPAVAGLIERDPSVNKSLLLRLIAGVRGL from the coding sequence GTGAGACTCGAGGGAACGCTCGACGCGTTCAGCCTCCCGGACATCTTCCAGCTGCTGAGCTTCACGAAGAAGACCGGGACGCTGCACCTGAGGCGCGAGAGTGCGCACGGTGCGGTGCACCTGCGCGGTGGCGCCGTCACCGGTGCCCGGGCCGATGTCGCCCGCCAGGAACTCGGCCGGCGACTGCTCGGCAGCGGTCTGGTCGACGACGAGGTGCTCGCCGCCGCCGCCGAGGAGCTGACCGGCGACCCGTCGCTGAGCCTGGCCCAGCTGCTGGCCGAGAAGGCCGGGCTCGACGTCGAGCAGGTCCGGGCAGTCGCCGCCGAACAGGCCACCGACGCCGTCTTCAGCATGCTGCGCTGGGCCGATGGTGAATTCGCCTTCGTGGTGGACGAGACCGACCCGGACGACCTGGGTGCGGCGGTACCGGTCGAGGAGGTCGTGGCCGAGGGCCAGCGCCGGCTGGCCGCCTGGGCCGAGCTGGTCGAGCAGGTTCCTGCTCCCGACTCCGTCGTCACCGTCAACCCCGCGCCGGCCGGCGATCCGGTCGCCAGCCGCGACGAGTGGACTCTGCTGTCGCTGGTCGACGGCCGCCGCACCGTCGCCGACCTGGTCGCCCTGTCCGGCCGCGGTGAGTACGCCGTGGTGTCCGCCCTCGCCGGCCTCGTCGGCCGCGGGCTGGTCGTCGTCGGCGGCCCCGGTGACGACCAGCTGCTGCGCCGGCAGAGCCTGCTCGCCGCGCTCGAGGGCACGCCGGTGCCGGAGGCTGCCGCGCCGGCGCCCGCTCCGGTGATCCCGTCCCCGTCGGTCCCGGTGGGCGCCCCGGTCATCCCCGAGCGCCCCGAGCCCTTCACGCCGGCGCGCCGTCCGGAGCACGCCGAGGAGGCGCCGGCCTACGCCCGGGCCAGCACGGCGACCGGCGCGCCGTCGACCCGTACGACCACCGCAGGTGCAGGCTCGTCCCACGGCTCCGTGCACGGAGCCACGGCGCTGCAGCCGCAGGCGTCCGCCGTCCCGGCGGTCGCCGGCCTGATCGAGCGCGACCCGAGTGTGAACAAGAGCCTGCTGCTGCGGCTCATCGCCGGCGTGAGGGGTCTGTGA
- a CDS encoding roadblock/LC7 domain-containing protein, with translation MTDLHSGSRSERLDRAIHALLAQTPELEAAAVVSFDGLPMAAALPPSMDEDRVAAMSAALLSLGERAAQGLGRGELSQVYIEGDAGTVFLVAAEDEAVLVAVASKGAKVGMMLYEVRRAAAAVAEVLKAEDEPLAVVPAQPEPVVQAAPAAVHAPPAEPSYSEPSYNQPSYNEPIHSSPAHSAPAYVPPVETTWSSYAPSGSVVPDSVMPVLPPSTWS, from the coding sequence ATGACCGACCTGCACAGCGGCAGCCGCTCCGAGCGGCTCGACCGGGCGATCCACGCGCTGCTCGCGCAGACCCCCGAGCTCGAGGCCGCCGCGGTGGTCTCCTTCGACGGGCTGCCGATGGCCGCCGCACTGCCCCCCTCGATGGACGAGGACCGGGTCGCCGCGATGAGCGCCGCGCTGCTGTCCCTCGGCGAGCGCGCCGCGCAGGGCCTCGGCCGGGGAGAGCTCTCGCAGGTCTACATCGAGGGTGATGCCGGGACCGTCTTCCTGGTCGCCGCCGAGGACGAGGCCGTCCTGGTCGCCGTCGCCAGCAAGGGCGCCAAGGTCGGCATGATGCTGTACGAGGTCCGTCGCGCGGCTGCTGCCGTCGCCGAGGTGCTCAAGGCCGAGGACGAGCCGCTGGCCGTCGTTCCCGCGCAGCCGGAGCCGGTCGTGCAGGCCGCGCCGGCGGCAGTCCACGCGCCGCCCGCCGAGCCGTCCTACAGCGAGCCGTCGTACAACCAGCCGTCCTACAACGAGCCCATCCACAGCTCGCCGGCCCACAGCGCCCCGGCGTACGTCCCGCCGGTCGAGACGACCTGGTCGTCCTACGCACCCAGCGGAAGCGTCGTGCCGGACAGCGTCATGCCGGTTCTGCCGCCGTCCACCTGGTCCTGA